From Anopheles arabiensis isolate DONGOLA chromosome 3, AaraD3, whole genome shotgun sequence, a single genomic window includes:
- the LOC120902915 gene encoding protein toll-like: MSLHDDMFYGLPNLTFIDLSSNKLTRLSAKLFRMNKNLNNFIADNQNGSGLVLEDKLFADLRRLIKVSVSNCKITALPECLFAGATGITFIDFSSNKLQSLPEHLFRGLSNLRWLYLQDNELMRMLPDTLLQDAINLRVLHLCYNKLTMLNKHLLKSLRPLEKLHLEHNQLHMIDVDAFTSQTESLITLNLSHNSITLNEDDRDVFYSNEEINITSGIIFNTLNKVQYLDLSFNAIVKILDSFNSMKGLRTLDLSHNLITHIGYKDLLFPLPNIDLVNLESNKIAHLDFDRSRIETRHRLPKEILLANNPLNCDCMSYQLVTYLKAEPDSSKSFLLKGLQCAQPSKLFGLQPQDVQLEDLVCEIDTFSEFCPAECKCYKRAVDQCAIVNCNAANLTRVPIIHSPSNIGCNFIELHLAQNKLHYLSNAGEGWNFVRWLNVSNNSLGTLSAESLPEMLELLDVSSNQLTDIDAALIVKLNQSTLHNISLALNPWDCYCENQLLTFVVDNVARITDYYTLQCIDGKPINLATLKELCGTIILSRLYISVAVSMASVGCLLCIWLYAKFNLAIKVWLFRHNLLQWLVTEEHTDMNKRYDAFISYSHKDEDFVTKELLPRLESEELNFKICWHVRDFVPGEMIANEIAKAVEESRRTIIILSLNYIESMWSQMEFSTAYLQSLVDKHNRVIPIIYQDIGDINQLDPQLRAYLKTNTYVRWDDPWFWDKLHYAMPRKRRPKDVQTTDNMRMASVDKLNLPIIMTPPIK; the protein is encoded by the exons ATGTCACTACACGATGACATGTTCTATGGACTTCCAAACCTCACATTTATTGACCTGTCGTCAAATAAACTAACCAGACTATCCGCCAAATTGTTCCGGATGAACAAGAACCTGAACAACTTTATCGCAGATAATCAGAATGGTTCTGGACTTGTACTAGAAGATAAACTGTTCGCCGATCTAAGAAGGCTTATAAAAGTATCTGTGTCCAACTGTAAAATAACAGCGCTACCGGAATGTCTCTTCGCTGGAGCTACCGGGATAACATTTATCGacttcagcagcaacaagctgCAAAGCCTTCCAGAACATTTGTTTCGTGGTTTGTCCAACTTGCGGTGGCTTTATTTACAGGACAACGAGCTAATGAGAATGCTACCAGACACCCTGCTGCAGGATGCAATCAATTTGCGTGTTCTTCACCTTTGCTATAACAAACTAACCATGCTGAACAA ACATCTACTGAAATCTCTAAGACCTTTGGAAAAGTTACATCTCGAACATAACCAGCTACATATGATCGATGTGGATGCGTTCACGTCACAGACAGAGTCCCTAATAACGCTCAATCTCAGTCACAACAGCATTACGCTAAATGAAGATGATAGAGATGTATTCTACAGCAATGAGGAAATCAACATTACATCCGGGattattttcaacactttgAACAAAGTTCAGTACCTGGATCTTTCGTTTAATGcaattgtaaaaatattagattCCTTTAATTCTATGAAAGGCCTTCGTACGCTCGACCTATCTCACAACCTGATCACACACATTGGCTATAAAGACTTGCTATTTCCATTACCCAATATCGATCTAGTTAATTTGGAGTCAAACAAGATTGCCCATCTCGACTTCGACCGTAGCCGGATTGAAACGCGCCATCGCTTACCGAAGGAAATTCTTCTTGCTAATAATCCACTCAACTGTGACTGCATGTCCTACCAGTTAGTAACATATCTAAAAGCGGAACCAGACTCCAGTAAATCGTTCCTACTAAAGGGACTTCAATGTGCTCAGCCGTCCAAACTGTTTGGACTCCAACCGCAAGACGTGCAACTGGAGGATTTGGTTTGCGAAATTGATACCTTTTCGGAATTCTGTCCGGCCGAGTGTAAATGCTACAAACGGGCCGTAGATCAATGTGCCATAGTAAACTGTAACGCAGCGAACCTTACCCGTGTGCCCATCATCCACAGCCCCTCTAACATCGGGTGCAATTTTATCGAGCTGCATCTGGCACAGAATAAACTGCATTATCTATCCAACGCGGGTGAGGGATGGAATTTCGTTCGTTGGCTTAACGTATCAAACAACAGCCTTGGCACTTTGTCTGCAGAAAGTCTACCCGAAATGCTTGAGCTGCTCGATGTCTCTAGCAATCAATTAACCGATATCGATGCCGCCCTCATAgtcaaattaaatcaatcCACCCTGCATAACATAAGCCTTGCGTTGAATCCATGGGATTGTTATTGTGAAAATCAACTGCTTACCTTTGTAGTCGATAATGTAGCGCGCATAACCGATTACTACACCCTCCAGTGTATCGACGGTAAACCGATCAATCTGGCTACTTTGAAAGAGCTGTGTGGTACGATAATTTTGTCTCGTTTGTATATAAGCGTGGCAGTTTCAATGGCGTCGGTTGGCTGTTTGCTCTGCATATGGTTGTATGCAAAATTCAACTTGGCGATCAAAGTGTGGCTTTTTAGGCATAACTTGCTGCAGTGGTTGGTTACGGAGGAGCATACTGATATGAATAAGAGATACGACGCATTCATCTCATACTCGCACAAGGATGAGGATTTCGTCACGAAGGAACTGTTGCCGAGGCTTGAGAGCGAAGAGCTCAACTTCAAAATCTGCTGGCACGTGCGTGACTTTGTGCCGGGGGAGATGATCGCCAACGAG ATAGCGAAAGCTGTTGAAGAATCGCGTCGCACAATTATTATCCTCTCGCTCAATTATATCGAGTCCATGTGGAGCCAAATGGAATTCAGCACGGCGTACTTACAGTCGTTGGTAGACAAGCACAACCGTGTTATTCCCATCATTTATCAAGACATTGGAGATATTAATCAACTCGATCCACAGCTTCGAGCGTACCTCAAGACCAACACGTATGTCCGCTGGGATGATCCGTGGTTCTGGGATAAGCTGCACTACGCCATGCCTCGTAAGCGTCGGCCGAAGGATGTGCAGACAACCGACAACATGCGCATGGCTTCGGTggataaattaaatttgccGATCATCATGACGCCTcctatcaaataa
- the LOC120902863 gene encoding trypsin 3A1-like, whose product MRASPQYHSCCSIKMVSLVKVLCAVVLVSCPSHVFASDINMKNHTEEAVQKAFTTSLQLETSNYSHSGRIFNGKNANIASYRYVVCLLENKSCECGASVITYYHGLTAAHCVYPNPNISKFALYGGSASLSKGGIVFYLSKIVNHPLYNPKTNYYDVAILQVKKSLEGYKNIARIPLQDAEFPSNT is encoded by the exons ATGAGAGCTTCACCACAGTACCACAGTTGCTGCAGTATCAAGATGGTATCACTGGTAAAGGTCCTTTGTGCCGTGGTTTTGGTGTCGTGCCCAAGTCATGTGTTTGCTAGTGACATTAATATGAAAAACCATACTGAAGAAGCAGTTCAAAAAGCGTTCACAACTTCACTACAGCTTGAAACCAGCAATTATTCCCATTCAGGACGAATTTTTAATGGAAAGAATGCTAATATCGCATCATACCGTTACGTAGTGTGTCTACTTGAGAACAAATCTTGTGAATGTGGAGCTAGTGTTATTACGTACTATCACGGGTTGACTGCAGCTCACTGTGTGTACCCCAATCCGAACATTTCTAAG TTTGCGTTGTACGGAGGCAGTGCGTCGCTGAGCAAAGGTGGGATCGTGTTTTATCTCAGTAAAATCGTAAATCATCCTTTATATAATCCAAAGACAAACTATTACGACGTAGCAATACTTCAAGTGAAAAAATCTCTAGAAGGATACAAAAACATTGCTCGCATACCACTGCAAGACGCTGAATTTCCTAGCAATACTTAA